The following proteins are co-located in the Bacteroidales bacterium genome:
- a CDS encoding ATP-binding protein translates to MKDLALHILDIVQNSITAGAKLIEININENVSGDLIEINIRDNGKGIPAEMLANVTDAYVTSRTTRKVGLGLPLLKQNAEQTGGSLSIQSEPGKGTEVKAMFAADHIDLPPWGDISGVIILLVTANPDLDFSYLHRSKTGGYVFDTREIKAELEGVSIDEPEVRKFLKEMLNENLEEIKALK, encoded by the coding sequence ATGAAAGACCTGGCCTTACATATTCTCGATATTGTGCAGAACTCAATTACTGCCGGAGCCAAACTCATTGAAATAAATATCAATGAGAACGTTTCTGGAGATTTAATTGAGATTAATATCAGGGACAATGGCAAAGGCATTCCGGCAGAAATGCTGGCAAATGTAACCGATGCGTATGTGACTTCGCGTACAACCAGAAAAGTAGGTTTGGGACTGCCGCTTCTAAAGCAAAATGCAGAACAAACTGGTGGCAGTTTATCAATTCAGTCCGAACCGGGAAAAGGCACAGAAGTAAAGGCGATGTTTGCTGCCGATCATATTGACCTGCCTCCCTGGGGTGACATTTCAGGAGTAATAATTCTGCTTGTCACAGCCAATCCTGATCTCGATTTTTCATACCTTCACCGCTCAAAAACAGGAGGGTATGTATTTGACACTCGCGAGATCAAAGCCGAACTTGAAGGGGTTTCAATTGATGAACCGGAAGTAAGAAAATTTTTAAAAGAGATGCTCAACGAAAATCTTGAAGAAATAAAAGCCCTTAAATAA
- a CDS encoding ATP-binding protein produces MHMHFEVEGGNFSRAGYASSEIKKVLKKLNVNAQTIKRIVVSSYEAEVNIVAHARKGKISATIDNDKIVLQCNDEGPGIPDIEKAMQQGFSTASSEVREMGFGAGMGLPNIKNNADKLEINSEVGKGTNVKITIALSSETN; encoded by the coding sequence ATGCATATGCACTTTGAAGTCGAAGGTGGCAATTTCTCGAGAGCCGGATATGCATCCAGCGAGATCAAGAAAGTGCTTAAGAAACTCAATGTAAATGCACAAACAATTAAAAGAATTGTGGTCTCATCGTATGAAGCCGAAGTTAACATAGTTGCACATGCACGCAAGGGTAAGATTAGCGCCACAATTGACAATGATAAAATAGTTCTCCAGTGCAATGACGAAGGACCAGGTATTCCCGATATCGAAAAGGCAATGCAACAAGGATTTTCAACAGCATCGTCCGAAGTCAGAGAAATGGGATTTGGAGCTGGCATGGGACTTCCAAACATCAAGAATAACGCAGACAAACTGGAGATCAATAGTGAAGTAGGCAAAGGAACAAATGTAAAGATTACCATCGCTTTATCGTCTGAAACAAATTGA
- a CDS encoding (2Fe-2S) ferredoxin domain-containing protein has product MSKIKSLADLKKMRDEVRLKITLRERSDSPDERVQVKVAMATCGIASGAKDVMEFMIDSFEKRNIDAVVTQTGCMGYCYAEPTLEVKVPGKDPIVFGFVDLNKADEIIEKYIKNGELLEGIIPVNYQTIDE; this is encoded by the coding sequence ATGTCTAAAATCAAATCACTGGCCGATCTCAAAAAAATGAGAGATGAAGTACGGTTAAAAATCACGCTCAGGGAAAGGAGCGACAGCCCCGACGAAAGAGTACAGGTAAAGGTAGCCATGGCCACCTGCGGCATCGCATCCGGCGCCAAAGATGTTATGGAGTTTATGATTGACTCGTTTGAGAAACGCAACATTGACGCCGTGGTCACACAAACCGGCTGCATGGGCTACTGTTATGCCGAGCCTACCCTGGAAGTTAAGGTTCCGGGTAAAGACCCCATTGTATTCGGTTTTGTTGATCTGAACAAAGCCGACGAAATCATTGAAAAATATATAAAAAACGGTGAACTGCTCGAGGGTATCATTCCCGTAAACTATCAAACCATTGACGAATAA
- a CDS encoding serine kinase translates to MKAFKVNEIIEALNLEVLSGEKGLDRIITGGYVCDLLSDVMGNSKEGQIWITLQTHKNVMAIASLRDLAAVVLINGFKPDADTAAQSEIGNIPILGTKAPAFEIAGRLHELING, encoded by the coding sequence ATGAAAGCATTTAAAGTAAACGAAATTATCGAAGCCCTCAACCTCGAGGTTCTGAGTGGCGAGAAGGGTTTGGATCGAATTATAACAGGTGGTTATGTTTGCGACCTGCTCAGTGATGTGATGGGAAATTCAAAGGAAGGACAAATCTGGATCACACTGCAAACACATAAAAATGTTATGGCCATTGCTTCTTTACGCGATTTGGCTGCAGTGGTGCTTATCAATGGGTTCAAACCCGATGCTGATACCGCTGCACAGAGTGAAATCGGGAATATTCCAATTCTTGGAACCAAGGCCCCAGCTTTTGAGATCGCAGGAAGATTGCATGAACTAATAAACGGATAA
- a CDS encoding 4Fe-4S binding protein: MKSNGFHHALTFCKETCVGCSHCMKVCPTQAIRVHNGKAELMPNRCIDCGECYRVCPVDAIKVEQDDFDFIFNYKYRVALVPGVLLGQLSEEINPRQIYSVLMELGFTHVCEAETGAEILKHAMENYVSKNPDIRPLISAFCPAIVRLIQVKFPSLVNHIIPMKPPLDIAGLYYQELLKKQGVNEDEIGLFYITPCAAKIAAIKSPVGEVKSVINGVINMDFAFNKVLTTIKQSKSPSCFVPSDSYLSPQAILWSLTTGESSNMPGRSLAIDGINNVIEFLEELENEEVSNIDFLELRSCDESCAGGILTSTNRFFTAERLRNRAKSANRKPDKTEVGMEIRDFNDYLVDHLKIEKIEPRSMLKLDENIKGALEKMKKVNELMEILPYVDCGICGSPTCQSLAEDIVREEAEVSRCIFIQRILEQKGTFTQQESIDVMKEIWGEKKLDKDLK, from the coding sequence ATGAAAAGCAACGGATTCCATCATGCACTTACGTTTTGCAAGGAAACTTGTGTAGGATGTTCACATTGTATGAAAGTCTGCCCTACACAAGCCATTCGCGTGCACAACGGTAAAGCGGAACTTATGCCGAACCGTTGCATTGATTGTGGTGAATGTTATCGTGTGTGCCCGGTTGATGCCATCAAAGTTGAACAGGATGACTTCGATTTTATTTTCAACTACAAATACAGGGTAGCGCTCGTACCAGGAGTTTTATTGGGTCAACTATCAGAAGAGATTAACCCACGGCAAATCTACAGTGTATTGATGGAACTTGGTTTCACACATGTGTGCGAAGCCGAAACCGGTGCTGAGATACTCAAGCACGCCATGGAAAATTACGTAAGTAAGAATCCGGATATCCGTCCATTAATCTCTGCATTCTGTCCTGCTATTGTTCGTTTGATCCAAGTAAAATTCCCCTCATTGGTGAACCATATTATCCCGATGAAGCCACCGTTGGACATCGCGGGTCTTTACTATCAGGAACTACTTAAGAAACAAGGCGTAAATGAGGACGAGATAGGGTTATTTTACATCACACCCTGTGCAGCAAAAATAGCAGCGATTAAAAGCCCCGTAGGCGAAGTTAAATCTGTCATCAATGGTGTGATTAATATGGACTTTGCGTTCAACAAAGTGTTGACCACCATTAAGCAATCCAAATCACCAAGCTGCTTTGTTCCTTCTGACTCATATTTAAGTCCCCAGGCAATTCTTTGGAGCCTTACTACTGGTGAATCATCAAATATGCCGGGGCGTAGCCTGGCAATTGACGGGATCAATAACGTGATTGAATTTTTGGAAGAACTGGAAAACGAAGAAGTCAGCAACATTGATTTCCTTGAACTCAGGTCCTGCGATGAGAGTTGCGCGGGCGGTATACTCACCAGTACCAATCGGTTCTTCACAGCCGAAAGACTCAGAAACAGGGCAAAATCTGCCAATAGAAAACCTGATAAGACAGAGGTTGGTATGGAAATCCGTGATTTCAACGATTACCTGGTTGATCATCTAAAAATTGAGAAAATTGAGCCCCGCTCCATGCTTAAACTTGATGAAAACATCAAAGGCGCTTTGGAAAAAATGAAAAAGGTGAACGAGTTGATGGAGATACTTCCTTATGTGGATTGTGGAATCTGCGGTTCGCCAACATGCCAGTCGCTGGCCGAAGATATTGTGCGTGAAGAAGCTGAAGTAAGCCGATGCATCTTCATACAGCGCATCCTTGAGCAAAAAGGAACATTTACTCAGCAAGAATCAATTGATGTTATGAAAGAGATTTGGGGAGAAAAGAAATTGGATAAGGATTTGAAATAA
- a CDS encoding PHP domain-containing protein, protein MRTFRADLHIHTLLSPCGDLEMSPANIVAKAKVNQLDIIGITDHNSTKHCRLTRKLAEKEGITVLCGAEVTTKEEVHCLAFFETDDTLALFQQFLERQLPPVMNEVHRFGYQVVIDEEENIVEEVEKLLLTGLHAGINKVEQMVHELGGIFIPAHVDRPYYSILSQLGFIPPDLKADALEISRLTNPEDFDRQQGLNQRFTFLKSSDAHYISDIGRAYSQMWLEAPTFSEIKMALVNEKGRYVKIQ, encoded by the coding sequence ATGAGAACCTTCCGGGCTGATCTGCATATTCACACCTTGCTCTCCCCTTGTGGCGACCTGGAAATGAGCCCGGCAAACATAGTAGCAAAAGCAAAAGTGAACCAACTTGATATCATAGGCATCACCGATCATAACAGCACCAAACATTGCCGGCTCACACGAAAACTGGCAGAAAAAGAAGGGATAACGGTTTTGTGTGGCGCTGAGGTCACCACAAAAGAAGAGGTGCACTGCCTGGCGTTCTTTGAAACAGATGATACACTGGCATTATTTCAACAATTTCTTGAAAGACAATTGCCTCCGGTAATGAACGAAGTGCATCGTTTTGGATACCAGGTGGTGATTGACGAAGAGGAAAACATCGTAGAAGAAGTGGAAAAACTGTTGCTGACTGGTTTGCATGCCGGTATCAACAAGGTTGAACAAATGGTTCATGAACTGGGTGGCATTTTTATTCCGGCTCACGTTGACAGACCCTACTACAGCATTCTGAGCCAACTCGGATTTATACCGCCGGATCTGAAAGCCGATGCACTGGAAATTTCAAGGCTTACAAACCCGGAAGATTTCGACAGGCAACAAGGATTGAATCAGCGCTTCACTTTCCTGAAAAGCTCCGATGCCCATTACATCAGTGACATTGGCAGGGCCTATAGCCAAATGTGGCTCGAAGCGCCAACCTTCAGCGAAATAAAGATGGCATTGGTCAACGAAAAAGGACGTTACGTGAAAATACAATGA
- a CDS encoding iron hydrogenase small subunit, protein MSKYLVNLKINNTPVSVEEGTTILQAARQINFRIPTLCDHPDLNVAGNCRVCVVEVKGGRLLAAACATPVSEGMEVFTNSEKVRTSRKHIIELLLSEHNADCTKCFKNGHCELQDLSSEYRVGDHVFLDLVKPKDKIQDISSPSIVKDDSKCVRCQRCVRTCTDLQAVSALAVINKGDHQKISTFMGKPMHDVVCTNCGQCINRCPTGALTERNYIEEVWDAIYNPNKFVVVETAPAVRVALAEDLGFDPGLRVTGKLVSALKKIGFNKVLDTDFTADLTIIEEGTELLTRLKRALVDKDEKVVLPMMTSCSPGWIKFQEHMFPGLLGNLSSCKSPQQMFGALAKTYYADKINIKAQDMIVVSIMPCTAKKFEAGRPEMRDSGYQDVDFVLTTRELAMMIKQAGIDFEKLEDEHYDSVLGESTGAAVIFGATGGVMEAALRTAYEIVTGREVPFTNLNINPVRGMEGVKEASIKIKNVKPEWSFLEGVDLNVAVAHGLANAKILMEKVHAGESNYHFIEIMGCPGGCLGGGGQPIPTTPEIRKKRAEAIYSEDEAMVLRKSHENPEVNGLYKEFLGEANSHKAHDLLHTHYKPRKRY, encoded by the coding sequence ATGAGTAAATATCTGGTAAATCTTAAAATTAACAATACACCAGTCTCTGTTGAGGAGGGTACCACCATACTTCAGGCTGCAAGGCAAATCAATTTCCGTATCCCAACATTATGCGATCACCCCGATCTTAATGTTGCTGGCAATTGCCGCGTTTGTGTGGTTGAAGTGAAAGGTGGAAGGCTGCTTGCTGCTGCTTGCGCTACCCCGGTCTCAGAAGGAATGGAAGTATTCACAAACAGCGAAAAGGTAAGAACCTCTCGCAAGCACATCATCGAATTATTATTGTCAGAACACAATGCCGATTGTACCAAATGTTTCAAGAATGGGCATTGCGAGCTTCAGGACCTCTCCAGTGAATACCGGGTGGGCGATCATGTTTTCCTCGATCTGGTGAAACCTAAGGATAAAATCCAGGATATCAGTTCACCTTCAATCGTTAAGGATGATAGTAAATGTGTTCGCTGCCAGCGTTGTGTTCGCACATGTACCGATCTTCAGGCTGTAAGCGCACTGGCTGTTATAAACAAAGGTGATCATCAGAAGATTTCCACTTTCATGGGAAAACCAATGCATGATGTGGTTTGTACAAACTGTGGTCAGTGTATCAACCGTTGCCCAACCGGCGCCCTAACCGAACGCAACTATATCGAAGAAGTTTGGGATGCCATTTACAACCCCAATAAATTCGTTGTAGTAGAAACCGCACCAGCCGTTCGTGTTGCTTTGGCCGAAGATTTAGGTTTTGATCCTGGTCTGCGCGTTACAGGCAAACTAGTATCAGCTTTGAAGAAAATCGGGTTCAACAAAGTACTTGATACAGATTTCACCGCCGACCTTACCATCATTGAAGAAGGCACCGAGTTACTTACCCGCCTTAAACGGGCTTTGGTTGACAAAGACGAAAAAGTTGTATTACCAATGATGACATCATGTTCACCAGGTTGGATCAAATTCCAGGAACACATGTTCCCCGGATTGCTTGGCAACCTGTCCTCTTGCAAATCACCACAGCAAATGTTTGGTGCTCTTGCAAAAACTTACTATGCCGATAAAATTAATATCAAAGCACAGGACATGATCGTTGTTTCCATTATGCCCTGCACCGCCAAGAAATTTGAAGCCGGCCGTCCCGAAATGCGCGACAGTGGTTATCAGGATGTGGATTTCGTTCTTACCACCCGCGAGCTTGCTATGATGATAAAACAAGCAGGCATTGATTTTGAAAAACTCGAAGATGAACACTACGACAGCGTATTAGGCGAATCAACCGGTGCTGCCGTGATTTTCGGTGCAACAGGTGGAGTTATGGAAGCTGCCCTTCGCACAGCATACGAGATTGTTACCGGCCGTGAAGTTCCATTCACGAACCTGAATATTAATCCGGTGCGTGGAATGGAAGGAGTAAAAGAAGCCAGCATAAAAATCAAGAATGTGAAACCCGAATGGAGTTTCCTCGAAGGTGTTGATCTGAATGTTGCGGTAGCTCACGGCCTTGCGAACGCTAAAATCCTGATGGAAAAAGTTCATGCAGGTGAATCTAACTATCACTTTATTGAGATTATGGGCTGTCCGGGTGGATGCCTTGGTGGTGGTGGCCAACCAATTCCAACTACACCAGAGATCAGGAAAAAACGTGCCGAAGCCATTTACTCTGAAGATGAAGCCATGGTGCTGCGTAAATCGCATGAAAACCCTGAAGTCAATGGCTTGTATAAAGAATTTCTTGGTGAAGCTAACAGCCACAAGGCTCACGATTTATTGCACACACATTACAAACCTAGAAAGCGCTACTAA